A genome region from Maridesulfovibrio salexigens DSM 2638 includes the following:
- the recJ gene encoding single-stranded-DNA-specific exonuclease RecJ, which translates to MPKIWKLRSEEELPSSIPAIADELGITELLAEILWNRGFQSREDMDLFLSPGLRNLCQPKEIPGLELAAQVLADGLAVGKKMAVWGDYDVDGVTSTAVVKTFLADRGYECDHYLPNRLEEGYGLNVDGIKKLHEQGIDLLLTVDCGITNNAEIAAANELGMTVVVSDHHLPGDELPPAAAICNPRLTEYNGQNFENCPCATLAGVGVAFMLMAQLNRLLPGDPADVRAYLDFVALGTIADVVELQGQNRILVKNGLLLLKEAKRPGLAALKVVSGYDMFAAIGAGQVGFGLAPRINASGRMGDPGRALQLLMAEDMETARPIAKVLDELNTERRAEEDRILQEAIAQAEEHIKRDNRAGLVLYSKSWHPGIIGIVASRVVEKFYRPTVMLCEEDGVVKGSARSIKEFHIHEGLTSMSELFLNFGGHKLAAGMSFKAELLSEFRERFDQAVIDKIGSEPLKASLKVDRELPLENIDYVLLKELELMQPFGMGNPEPVFTTPPVEVLERRPMGKAHVKLTVTDLEKTRKMPAKAWRMAEELGSELIGSTMRFAFSPKIDKFNGIPTIELTIRDYTRRRQ; encoded by the coding sequence TTGCCTAAAATCTGGAAGCTTAGAAGCGAGGAGGAACTTCCCTCCTCCATACCTGCTATTGCTGATGAACTCGGTATTACCGAACTGCTTGCGGAAATCCTTTGGAATCGTGGTTTTCAGAGCCGTGAAGATATGGATCTTTTCCTTTCTCCCGGTTTGCGCAATCTTTGCCAGCCAAAGGAGATTCCCGGATTGGAGTTGGCGGCTCAGGTTCTGGCAGATGGGCTTGCAGTAGGCAAGAAAATGGCAGTCTGGGGTGACTACGATGTGGACGGGGTAACCTCCACCGCTGTAGTTAAGACTTTTCTGGCAGATCGCGGCTATGAATGCGATCACTACCTTCCTAACCGTCTGGAAGAAGGCTACGGCCTCAACGTTGACGGAATCAAGAAACTGCACGAACAGGGTATAGACCTGCTTTTGACCGTTGACTGCGGCATCACTAACAACGCAGAGATTGCCGCAGCCAATGAGCTGGGTATGACCGTGGTTGTTTCCGACCACCACCTTCCCGGTGATGAGCTTCCCCCCGCTGCTGCTATCTGCAACCCGCGGCTGACAGAATATAACGGACAGAACTTCGAAAACTGCCCCTGTGCAACTTTGGCCGGTGTCGGCGTGGCTTTTATGCTCATGGCTCAGCTGAACAGACTGCTGCCCGGTGATCCGGCTGATGTGCGTGCTTATCTCGATTTTGTAGCTCTCGGCACCATCGCTGATGTTGTGGAACTTCAGGGTCAGAACCGTATTCTGGTCAAGAACGGATTGCTCTTGCTCAAAGAAGCCAAGCGTCCCGGACTGGCAGCCCTGAAAGTGGTCAGTGGCTATGACATGTTTGCCGCTATCGGCGCAGGACAGGTCGGCTTCGGACTGGCTCCGCGTATCAATGCTTCCGGACGTATGGGTGATCCAGGCAGGGCGCTCCAGCTGCTCATGGCCGAAGATATGGAGACCGCACGGCCCATTGCCAAGGTTCTGGATGAGTTGAACACCGAGCGTAGAGCTGAAGAAGACCGTATTTTGCAGGAGGCCATTGCTCAGGCTGAGGAGCATATTAAGAGAGATAACCGGGCCGGATTGGTGCTTTACTCCAAGAGCTGGCATCCGGGGATCATCGGCATTGTCGCTTCCCGTGTAGTTGAAAAATTTTATCGCCCCACCGTTATGCTTTGCGAAGAGGATGGAGTGGTCAAGGGCTCGGCCCGTTCCATCAAGGAATTTCATATCCACGAAGGCCTGACTAGCATGTCTGAGCTTTTTCTTAACTTCGGGGGCCATAAGCTGGCTGCGGGTATGTCTTTCAAAGCTGAGCTGCTCTCCGAATTCAGGGAGCGTTTTGATCAGGCGGTTATTGATAAGATCGGTTCTGAGCCGCTTAAGGCTTCGCTTAAGGTAGACCGTGAATTACCGCTGGAAAATATTGATTACGTGTTGCTTAAAGAGCTTGAATTGATGCAGCCTTTCGGTATGGGTAACCCGGAACCGGTTTTCACCACCCCTCCGGTTGAGGTTCTGGAACGCAGGCCTATGGGCAAAGCTCACGTAAAGCTTACCGTCACTGATCTTGAAAAGACCCGCAAAATGCCCGCCAAGGCATGGCGCATGGCTGAAGAACTAGGTTCCGAACTCATCGGTTCCACCATGCGTTTTGCTTTCTCGCCCAAGATAGACAAGTTCAACGGCATTCCGACTATTGAACTTACCATTCGAGATTATACACGGCGTAGGCAGTGA
- a CDS encoding tetratricopeptide repeat protein gives MAANRISGVFSARTEGSVGTGTTTRQSVQKTYWFAEEQNTGALEVQPLNSNNVPSGPKMTIERDKFLDNYHPEPEYYAEVVRPSMDALNGSIKRGEGHRANGESYSAEYEFGHAIDVDEENVRANFGLGLTYLERGETSRAEDVFRRLVGIEAIYEPQHKHLFNDFGINLRRNGMIEQALEYYHKAEEISKHDENLCLNIARAYYEKGSFDSCIKYIKKSLKLNPELEEGIMFWSYLKGIGYISEDEDNLRIDVDAFEKKQKKDGPIIDLEIDF, from the coding sequence ATGGCTGCCAACCGAATTTCCGGAGTGTTCTCGGCCCGTACCGAAGGTTCTGTCGGTACTGGAACCACTACCCGCCAGTCTGTGCAAAAGACATATTGGTTTGCGGAAGAGCAGAATACCGGTGCTTTGGAAGTGCAGCCTCTTAACAGCAATAATGTCCCGTCCGGTCCGAAGATGACAATTGAACGGGATAAATTTCTCGATAATTATCATCCTGAACCGGAATATTATGCCGAAGTCGTGCGTCCCAGCATGGATGCCCTGAACGGCTCCATTAAGCGTGGGGAAGGGCATCGTGCAAATGGCGAAAGCTATAGCGCAGAGTATGAGTTCGGACACGCCATTGATGTGGACGAAGAAAACGTGCGGGCTAATTTCGGGCTCGGCTTGACCTATCTGGAACGCGGAGAGACTTCCCGTGCCGAGGATGTCTTCCGCCGACTGGTGGGTATCGAAGCTATTTATGAGCCGCAGCACAAACATCTGTTCAACGATTTCGGTATCAACCTGCGCCGTAACGGGATGATAGAGCAGGCACTAGAGTATTATCATAAGGCTGAGGAGATCAGTAAACATGATGAGAATCTCTGCTTGAACATTGCCCGTGCCTATTACGAAAAAGGCAGTTTCGATAGTTGTATCAAGTACATAAAGAAATCTCTGAAACTGAATCCTGAATTGGAAGAAGGGATCATGTTTTGGTCCTATCTCAAGGGCATTGGTTATATTTCTGAAGACGAAGATAATCTTCGCATTGATGTTGATGCCTTTGAGAAGAAACAAAAGAAAGACGGTCCCATCATAGATCTTGAGATAGATTTCTAG
- a CDS encoding inactive transglutaminase family protein has product MNSIQLKILVALLLTLGLGIFSYKAFVLGFPLTPEEQTEIWNVEAHVSFEAEGSPVKATLQTLNRLPQYTVTDEYYIGDDYGLLHALQSADGTPQQTRNPDNIVAIWSRRSAKGKQDLFYSARLRPKHSNVEESWVHPTEIPKLSDPHFTEAEQVAANSLITEVGSESADIDTFVPQLMKRLMEPSSNLDAAYLLRDTENTLGVVNMAVRLLHFSGIPAQSVHGITLTTSNDAGLKHWLELYHNEKWHMFDVANRSFGTPVNFVTWWRGNAPLATVSGGSNLSVTLSAVPATVSTLGNVVDRLAISAPTILEFSLFNLPVQAQATYRVILLIPIGVLLLVFLRNVIGITTFGTFMPVLIALSFRETQLLWGLCLFSIVIILGLAVRLYLEHLKLLLVPRLACVLMVVVLLMAGISIISFKLGFPRGVSVSLFPMVILSMTIERTSVMWDELGAGKAIQQIIGSMAVAVLAYIAMSNLFIEHLIFVFPELFLVLLALTVMIGRYTGFRLMDLIRFRAFLKEG; this is encoded by the coding sequence ATGAATTCCATACAGCTTAAAATACTTGTGGCCTTGCTCCTTACATTGGGGCTGGGCATATTCAGCTACAAAGCTTTTGTTCTCGGCTTTCCCCTGACTCCTGAAGAACAGACTGAAATCTGGAATGTAGAAGCCCATGTTTCATTTGAAGCAGAAGGAAGTCCGGTTAAAGCCACGCTGCAAACCTTGAACAGGTTGCCGCAATATACTGTAACAGACGAATATTATATCGGTGATGACTATGGACTGTTGCACGCCCTGCAATCCGCAGACGGCACTCCGCAGCAGACGAGAAATCCTGACAACATCGTCGCGATATGGTCCCGGCGCTCAGCCAAAGGCAAGCAGGACCTCTTCTACTCTGCCCGGTTAAGGCCGAAACACAGTAATGTGGAAGAAAGCTGGGTTCACCCCACCGAAATACCCAAACTGAGCGACCCTCATTTCACAGAAGCGGAACAGGTTGCCGCGAACTCCCTGATTACTGAGGTCGGAAGTGAATCAGCAGATATTGATACCTTTGTGCCCCAGCTCATGAAGCGGCTCATGGAGCCATCCAGCAACCTGGATGCAGCTTACCTGCTCCGCGACACGGAAAATACGCTTGGGGTGGTAAATATGGCTGTGCGGCTGCTGCATTTTTCAGGCATCCCGGCACAGTCAGTGCACGGAATTACCCTGACTACCTCGAATGACGCCGGGTTAAAACACTGGCTGGAGCTTTACCACAACGAAAAATGGCACATGTTTGATGTCGCCAACAGAAGTTTCGGGACTCCTGTAAATTTCGTTACTTGGTGGCGAGGTAATGCACCACTGGCTACGGTCAGCGGCGGAAGCAATTTAAGCGTTACCCTTTCCGCTGTCCCGGCAACGGTCAGCACTCTTGGTAATGTTGTAGACCGACTTGCAATCTCAGCCCCGACAATACTGGAATTCTCCCTGTTCAACCTTCCGGTACAGGCTCAGGCTACCTACAGGGTTATCCTGCTCATCCCTATCGGTGTACTGCTGCTGGTCTTTCTACGAAATGTGATAGGCATCACAACGTTCGGTACATTCATGCCAGTACTGATAGCCCTGTCATTTCGCGAAACACAGCTGCTGTGGGGATTATGTCTGTTTTCCATTGTCATCATCCTCGGACTGGCAGTGCGTCTATACCTTGAACACCTGAAGTTATTACTGGTGCCACGTCTGGCATGCGTGCTCATGGTTGTAGTGCTGCTCATGGCCGGGATCAGTATTATCAGCTTTAAGCTGGGCTTCCCGCGCGGTGTTTCGGTCAGCCTGTTCCCCATGGTTATCCTGAGTATGACCATTGAGCGAACATCAGTCATGTGGGACGAACTTGGCGCAGGTAAGGCCATACAGCAGATAATAGGCTCAATGGCTGTCGCTGTTCTTGCCTACATCGCCATGAGCAACCTGTTCATCGAACACTTGATTTTTGTGTTCCCGGAACTCTTTCTTGTGCTGCTGGCACTGACCGTCATGATCGGGCGCTATACCGGTTTCAGACTGATGGATCTGATCCGCTTCCGCGCTTTCCTCAAGGAAGGTTAA
- a CDS encoding PAS domain-containing sensor histidine kinase: MFKSNKAMLGTIALIAIFVISIVWINYNSPAISPHDLMIFTISAAILILGVILFIFKINSRNLTLKIRLEEAAKQAILLEQTNKQLRNEVEARSRAEKELQEINAQLEIRMQKQTADLQKRTEELTREVLDRHEAEEAMRLIFNNTNDSIFIHDADGRILDVNDTMLDKYKLDMSTVLNMSIKEDFSALDMDMDILDQYWQKAVDGEEVSFEWTSKRPGDGKIFEVEVTLNRIEFEGKVVILANVHDISEQKKALIQQAEHQEFLGTIFEGIGAAVFVFDPVKGIMVDCNGVGEKLLKMDRSAILNATCQTKITFTSDTQKDLLCPNWHEQGTYEEGVLYLIDSTPLPVSRHLFEVHIGGTTHLVQVVFDITDRKHLERKLNIAQKLESIGLLASGIAHEINTPIQYVGDSIRFVKEAYADTNDLIDLYEKFMAAESPEERKNITEEIEEHKDDIDLDFISSESIKACNRALEGVERVATIVLAMKNFSHSGEEKIKAVDINKAIQNTIVVSRNEWKYVADLETDLDPDLPQVQCLPGAINQVLLNVIVNAAHAIAENTQEDQKGTISVSTELEPPYASISIKDSGCGISKENIHKIFDPFFTTKEVGKGTGQGLAIVHDIIIEKHGGTIDIESEIGEGTTFTIKLPIEGKEEKDN; the protein is encoded by the coding sequence TTGTTCAAAAGCAACAAGGCAATGCTCGGGACAATTGCATTAATAGCTATCTTCGTTATCTCCATTGTCTGGATAAATTACAATTCTCCGGCTATTTCTCCACACGATTTGATGATATTCACGATCTCGGCGGCAATCCTCATTCTTGGCGTTATACTTTTTATTTTCAAAATCAATTCCCGCAACCTTACTCTTAAGATCCGGCTAGAAGAAGCTGCAAAACAGGCCATATTATTAGAACAAACCAACAAACAGCTTAGGAATGAAGTAGAAGCGCGCAGTCGTGCAGAAAAAGAGCTTCAGGAGATTAATGCCCAACTAGAAATTCGGATGCAAAAACAGACAGCAGATCTGCAAAAACGCACGGAAGAACTGACCCGTGAGGTTCTGGACCGCCATGAAGCAGAAGAAGCCATGCGGCTTATATTCAACAACACCAATGATTCTATTTTTATCCACGATGCTGACGGAAGGATTTTGGACGTAAACGACACTATGCTTGATAAATACAAGCTAGACATGAGCACAGTACTCAACATGTCCATAAAGGAAGATTTTTCAGCTCTGGATATGGACATGGATATTTTAGATCAATATTGGCAGAAAGCCGTAGACGGAGAAGAAGTTTCTTTCGAATGGACCTCCAAACGCCCCGGAGACGGCAAAATCTTTGAAGTGGAAGTAACCCTGAACCGTATCGAATTTGAAGGTAAAGTAGTCATTCTGGCCAATGTGCATGACATATCAGAGCAGAAAAAAGCCCTGATTCAACAGGCAGAACATCAGGAATTTCTAGGAACAATTTTCGAAGGAATCGGAGCTGCGGTATTCGTCTTTGATCCCGTCAAAGGCATTATGGTAGACTGCAACGGCGTTGGAGAGAAACTTCTGAAAATGGACCGCAGCGCAATCCTTAACGCGACATGTCAGACAAAAATAACTTTTACTTCAGATACTCAAAAAGATCTGCTCTGCCCAAACTGGCATGAGCAGGGGACATATGAAGAGGGGGTTCTTTATCTGATCGATTCTACACCGCTCCCTGTTTCCCGCCATCTTTTTGAAGTCCACATAGGCGGTACAACTCACCTTGTTCAAGTTGTGTTTGACATCACCGACCGCAAGCACCTTGAAAGAAAGCTGAACATTGCTCAAAAGCTTGAATCCATTGGACTGCTTGCCTCCGGGATTGCACACGAAATCAACACCCCTATCCAATACGTTGGCGACAGCATTCGCTTTGTTAAGGAAGCATATGCCGATACCAATGATCTGATTGACCTTTATGAAAAATTCATGGCTGCGGAATCACCGGAAGAGCGGAAAAACATAACTGAAGAAATCGAAGAACATAAGGACGATATTGATTTGGATTTTATCAGCAGTGAATCCATTAAAGCCTGTAACCGTGCACTGGAAGGAGTTGAACGGGTAGCCACGATTGTTTTAGCCATGAAGAACTTTTCCCATTCCGGAGAAGAAAAGATTAAAGCTGTTGATATTAATAAAGCCATCCAGAATACGATCGTGGTCTCACGCAACGAGTGGAAATATGTCGCGGATCTTGAGACCGACCTTGACCCTGACCTGCCGCAGGTTCAATGCCTGCCCGGTGCAATCAATCAGGTACTGCTGAACGTGATTGTAAACGCGGCACACGCAATAGCCGAGAACACGCAGGAAGACCAGAAAGGAACAATCTCTGTAAGCACAGAATTAGAGCCTCCCTATGCAAGTATCAGCATCAAAGATTCAGGCTGTGGAATTTCAAAGGAAAATATACACAAAATATTCGATCCGTTCTTCACCACCAAAGAAGTGGGCAAAGGCACAGGCCAAGGGCTGGCAATCGTTCACGACATCATAATTGAAAAACATGGCGGAACCATAGACATTGAATCAGAGATAGGTGAAGGCACGACCTTCACCATTAAGTTGCCAATTGAAGGCAAGGAAGAAAAAGATAACTAA
- a CDS encoding ATP-dependent zinc protease family protein, translated as MINQLESVPARDSAPNERITMRHALPAILLLTAIFFSTACSATEEVKPTDHIIAGYIENVSIKIWERETPIIMEAKLDTGADSSSLHATDITIHKKNKKVSFTITDQHGKTQRITCPYARIVRIKKRPSGYQRRPVIPVQLQIGQKTFEAFVNLTDRTNFSYKMLIGRKELRHGILIDSSRHHRLSKPVK; from the coding sequence ATGATAAATCAGCTCGAATCCGTCCCAGCACGTGATTCTGCGCCCAACGAGAGGATTACAATGCGCCACGCCCTTCCAGCAATTCTGCTGCTGACAGCTATTTTTTTCAGTACCGCCTGCTCTGCAACAGAGGAGGTAAAACCGACTGACCATATCATTGCGGGCTATATCGAAAACGTATCCATCAAAATATGGGAACGTGAAACACCGATTATCATGGAAGCAAAACTTGATACCGGTGCGGACAGTTCTTCGCTTCATGCCACTGACATAACAATTCATAAAAAAAATAAAAAAGTTTCATTCACTATTACCGACCAGCATGGCAAAACCCAGCGCATAACATGTCCCTATGCCCGGATCGTACGCATAAAAAAACGCCCTTCCGGATACCAGCGCAGGCCTGTTATTCCGGTACAGCTCCAGATCGGACAAAAAACTTTTGAAGCTTTCGTTAACCTGACCGATCGCACCAACTTTTCATACAAAATGCTCATCGGCAGAAAAGAACTGCGTCACGGCATACTCATTGATTCTTCACGACACCACAGACTAAGCAAACCCGTTAAATAA
- a CDS encoding alpha-L-glutamate ligase-like protein, which produces MSWFGKLKKIGVIGLNGRNGAYVLPNNPRKLYPLVDDKITTKELTQAAGLNVPELYGVFRAQHELKKLPGLLQKHDSFVVKPARGAGGNGILVITGKLGPRFRKPDDSLVAEDAISFHISNILSGMYSLGGMPDKAMLEYCVQFSPIFKDIAYQGVPDIRIIVYKGIPVMAMLRLPTRESDGKANLHQGAMGCGIDMCTGMTTSAVWKNNSCTHHPDTLHPVAGVSIPDWPELLKQAALGYSVTGLGYLGVDIVLDKNLGPLILELNARPGLAIQVANRCGLQHRLDKVDSVHQDLHSEQERIQYAMENFGS; this is translated from the coding sequence ATGAGCTGGTTCGGCAAACTCAAAAAAATCGGAGTCATAGGGCTCAACGGACGCAACGGGGCTTATGTACTGCCCAACAATCCGCGCAAGCTCTATCCTCTGGTGGATGACAAAATCACCACCAAGGAGCTTACTCAGGCAGCAGGACTCAATGTCCCGGAACTTTACGGAGTATTCCGGGCCCAGCATGAACTTAAAAAGTTACCCGGCCTGTTACAGAAGCATGATTCATTTGTTGTAAAACCTGCTCGTGGGGCTGGTGGAAATGGAATTCTGGTCATCACTGGAAAGCTCGGGCCACGCTTCCGCAAACCCGATGATTCTTTAGTTGCTGAAGATGCCATATCTTTTCACATTTCCAATATCCTCAGCGGCATGTACAGCCTTGGCGGAATGCCGGATAAGGCAATGCTTGAATACTGCGTACAATTCTCGCCCATATTCAAAGACATCGCCTATCAGGGTGTCCCGGATATCAGGATCATTGTCTACAAGGGAATACCGGTAATGGCTATGCTTCGCTTGCCGACAAGAGAATCAGACGGAAAAGCGAACCTGCACCAAGGTGCTATGGGGTGTGGAATAGACATGTGTACCGGTATGACCACCAGCGCAGTATGGAAAAACAACAGTTGCACCCACCACCCTGATACACTGCACCCTGTCGCAGGAGTATCAATTCCGGACTGGCCGGAGCTGTTGAAGCAGGCCGCTTTGGGTTATAGCGTAACCGGATTGGGCTACCTCGGTGTAGATATTGTCTTGGATAAAAATCTGGGACCGCTGATCCTTGAACTCAATGCGCGTCCCGGTCTGGCAATTCAAGTTGCCAATAGGTGCGGGCTGCAACATAGACTGGACAAAGTCGACAGCGTTCATCAGGATCTGCACTCTGAACAAGAGAGAATTCAATATGCCATGGAAAATTTCGGATCATAA
- a CDS encoding DUF4198 domain-containing protein produces MMMKKIVLAMAFVLAFSSICSAHDMWLEKKGRKAYLMYGHPGSTDPYPISRITSLTGINENNWKTALEPVYNKGEAYAWIDDIYTMLTVEFDNKYWYHTEEGGWQNFDLPRQVCGKIIDEGRSYKLSKTILTWMDSMDKPIGQRAEIVPLKDPTKLKEGDVLPVMMFYEGKPMPAAGARISTTTDRNIEHPALVNLKNSKPINVKIGPAGRQVIIGKYEKRLDDTRRVWYAFSLSFRTTK; encoded by the coding sequence ATGATGATGAAGAAGATTGTTTTAGCGATGGCCTTTGTTTTGGCCTTTTCCTCTATTTGCTCTGCCCATGATATGTGGTTGGAGAAAAAAGGCCGCAAGGCTTACCTGATGTATGGGCATCCCGGATCAACCGATCCTTATCCCATCAGCCGTATCACCTCGCTGACCGGGATTAATGAGAACAACTGGAAAACTGCTCTTGAGCCTGTGTACAACAAGGGCGAGGCTTACGCATGGATCGATGACATCTATACAATGCTGACTGTCGAGTTTGATAACAAGTACTGGTACCACACAGAAGAGGGCGGCTGGCAGAATTTTGATCTTCCCAGACAGGTTTGCGGTAAGATTATTGACGAAGGCCGTTCATACAAGCTTTCCAAGACAATCCTCACGTGGATGGACAGCATGGATAAACCCATCGGGCAGCGCGCTGAGATTGTGCCTCTTAAAGATCCTACCAAGTTGAAAGAAGGGGACGTGCTTCCGGTTATGATGTTCTATGAAGGTAAGCCCATGCCCGCGGCAGGAGCACGTATCTCCACTACCACTGACCGTAATATTGAACATCCCGCGTTGGTTAACCTTAAAAATTCCAAACCTATCAACGTAAAGATTGGTCCTGCTGGCCGTCAGGTAATCATCGGTAAATATGAAAAGCGTCTCGATGATACCCGCCGTGTCTGGTACGCATTTTCTTTGAGTTTCAGAACTACGAAGTAG